A window from Drosophila subobscura isolate 14011-0131.10 chromosome O, UCBerk_Dsub_1.0, whole genome shotgun sequence encodes these proteins:
- the LOC117899722 gene encoding glutamate-gated chloride channel isoform X11 yields MGSGHYFWAIFYFASLCSASLANNAKINFREKEKKVLDQILGAGKYDARIRPSGINGTANLATMVKVNMFLRSISKIDDYKMEYSVQLTFREQWTDERLKFDDIQGRLKYLTLTEANRVWMPDLFFSNEKEGHFHNIIMPNVYIRIFPNGSVLYSIRISLTLACPMNLKLYPLDRQICSLRMASYGWTTNDLVFLWKEGDPVQVVKNLHLPRFTLEKFLTDYCNSKTNTGEYSCLKVDLLFKREFSYYLIQIYIPCCMLVIVSWVSFWLDQGAVPARVSLGVTTLLTMATQTSGINASLPPVSYTKAIDVWTGVCLTFVFGALLEFALVNYASRSGSNKANMHKENMKKKRRDLEQASLDAASDLLDTDSNATFAMKPLVRHPGDPLALEKRLQCEVHMQAPKRPNCCKTWLSKFPTRQCSRSKRIDVISRITFPLVFALFNLVYWSTYLFREEEDE; encoded by the exons ATGGGCAGTGGACACTATTTCTGGGCGATTTTTTACTTTGCCAGCCTCTGCAGTGCTTCACT AGCAAATAATGCCAAAATAAATTTCcgagaaaaggagaaaaaagtCTTAGATCAAATTTTAGGTGCAGGCAAATACGACGCACGTATCCGACCATCCGGAATCAATGGCACAG CTAATTTGGCCACAATGGTGAAGGTGAACATGTTCCTGCGATCCATATCGAAGATTGATGATTACAAAATG GAGTACAGTGTTCAGTTAACATTCCGAGAGCAATGGACGGATGAGCGTCTAAAGTTCGACGATATTCAGG GTCGGCTCAAATACCTCACACTGACGGAGGCGAACCGAGTTTGGATGCCGGATCTTTTCTTCTCAAACGAGAAGGAGGGACATTTTCACAACATAATCATGCCCAATGTGTATATACGCATATTTCCCAACGGTTCAGTTCTGTACAGTATACGTATCTCGCTGACATTGGCTTGTCCAATGAATCTCAAACTATATCCATTGGATAGACAGATATGTTCATTGAGAATGGCCAGTT ATGGCTGGACCACAAATGATTTGGTGTTCCTTTGGAAGGAGGGTGACCCGGTGCAGGTCGTTAAGAATTTACACCTACCTCGCTTCACTTTGGAGAAGTTTCTGACTGATTACTGTAACAGTAAAACCAACACGG GTGAATACAGTTGCCTCAAAGTCGATCTACTATTCAAGCGAGAATTCTCATATTActtaatacaaatttatatacCATGCTGTATGTTGGTCATTGTATCATGGGTATCATTTTGGCTGGATCAAGGCGCAGTGCCAGCGCGTGTGTCATTGG GTGTCACCACTCTTTTGACCATGGCAACACAAACATCGGGCATTAATGCATCACTGCCACCAGTATCCTATACGAAGGCGATTGACGTATGGACCGGCGTCTGTTTGACCTTCGTGTTCGGGGCATTGCTTGAGTTTGCCTTAGTGAACTATGCATCCCGTTCAGGTTCGAATAAAGCTA ACATGCATAAGGAGAATATGAAAAAGAAGCGCCGAGATCTGGAGCAGGCCTCCCTGGACGCCGCTTCAGATCTGCTTGATACAGATAGCAATGCAACCTTCGCAATG AAACCGCTGGTGCGCCATCCCGGCGATCCTCTGGCCCTCGAGAAGCGTCTCCAGTGCGAGGTGCACATGCAGGCACCCAAGCGACCCAATTGCTGCAAGACTTGGCTATCGAAATTTCCCACAAG ACAATGTTCTAGATCGAAGAGAATCGATGTAATATCACGGATCACCTTCCCGCTGGTCTTTGCCCTCTTCAACTTGGTCTACTGGAGCACATATCTCTtcagggaggaggaggatgagtaA
- the LOC117899722 gene encoding glutamate-gated chloride channel isoform X16, whose product MGSGHYFWAIFYFASLCSASLANNAKINFREKEKKVLDQILGAGKYDARIRPSGINGTANLATMVKVNMFLRSISKIDDYKMEYSVQLTFREQWTDERLKFDDIQGRLKYLTLTEANRVWMPDLFFSNEKEGHFHNIIMPNVYIRIFPNGSVLYSIRISLTLACPMNLKLYPLDRQICSLRMASYGWTTNDLVFLWKEGDPVQVVKNLHLPRFTLEKFLTDYCNSKTNTGEYSCLKVDLLFKREFSYYLIQIYIPCCMLVIVSWVSFWLDQGAVPARVSLGVTTLLTMATQTSGINASLPPVSYTKAIDVWTGVCLTFVFGALLEFALVNYASRSGSNKANMHKENMKKKRRDLEQASLDAASDLLDTDSNATFAMKPLVRHPGDPLALEKRLQCEVHMQAPKRPNCCKTWLSKFPTRSKRIDVISRITFPLVFALFNLVYWSTYLFREEEDE is encoded by the exons ATGGGCAGTGGACACTATTTCTGGGCGATTTTTTACTTTGCCAGCCTCTGCAGTGCTTCACT AGCAAATAATGCCAAAATAAATTTCcgagaaaaggagaaaaaagtCTTAGATCAAATTTTAGGTGCAGGCAAATACGACGCACGTATCCGACCATCCGGAATCAATGGCACAG CTAATTTGGCCACAATGGTGAAGGTGAACATGTTCCTGCGATCCATATCGAAGATTGATGATTACAAAATG GAGTACAGTGTTCAGTTAACATTCCGAGAGCAATGGACGGATGAGCGTCTAAAGTTCGACGATATTCAGG GTCGGCTCAAATACCTCACACTGACGGAGGCGAACCGAGTTTGGATGCCGGATCTTTTCTTCTCAAACGAGAAGGAGGGACATTTTCACAACATAATCATGCCCAATGTGTATATACGCATATTTCCCAACGGTTCAGTTCTGTACAGTATACGTATCTCGCTGACATTGGCTTGTCCAATGAATCTCAAACTATATCCATTGGATAGACAGATATGTTCATTGAGAATGGCCAGTT ATGGCTGGACCACAAATGATTTGGTGTTCCTTTGGAAGGAGGGTGACCCGGTGCAGGTCGTTAAGAATTTACACCTACCTCGCTTCACTTTGGAGAAGTTTCTGACTGATTACTGTAACAGTAAAACCAACACGG GTGAATACAGTTGCCTCAAAGTCGATCTACTATTCAAGCGAGAATTCTCATATTActtaatacaaatttatatacCATGCTGTATGTTGGTCATTGTATCATGGGTATCATTTTGGCTGGATCAAGGCGCAGTGCCAGCGCGTGTGTCATTGG GTGTCACCACTCTTTTGACCATGGCAACACAAACATCGGGCATTAATGCATCACTGCCACCAGTATCCTATACGAAGGCGATTGACGTATGGACCGGCGTCTGTTTGACCTTCGTGTTCGGGGCATTGCTTGAGTTTGCCTTAGTGAACTATGCATCCCGTTCAGGTTCGAATAAAGCTA ACATGCATAAGGAGAATATGAAAAAGAAGCGCCGAGATCTGGAGCAGGCCTCCCTGGACGCCGCTTCAGATCTGCTTGATACAGATAGCAATGCAACCTTCGCAATG AAACCGCTGGTGCGCCATCCCGGCGATCCTCTGGCCCTCGAGAAGCGTCTCCAGTGCGAGGTGCACATGCAGGCACCCAAGCGACCCAATTGCTGCAAGACTTGGCTATCGAAATTTCCCACAAG ATCGAAGAGAATCGATGTAATATCACGGATCACCTTCCCGCTGGTCTTTGCCCTCTTCAACTTGGTCTACTGGAGCACATATCTCTtcagggaggaggaggatgagtaA
- the LOC117899722 gene encoding glutamate-gated chloride channel isoform X23 — MGSGHYFWAIFYFASLCSASLANNAKINFREKEKKVLDQILGAGKYDARIRPSGINGTDGPAIVRINLFVRSIMTISDIKMEYSVQLTFREQWTDERLKFDDIQGRLKYLTLTEANRVWMPDLFFSNEKEGHFHNIIMPNVYIRIFPNGSVLYSIRISLTLACPMNLKLYPLDRQICSLRMASYGWTTNDLVFLWKEGDPVQVVKNLHLPRFTLEKFLTDYCNSKTNTGEYSCLKVDLLFKREFSYYLIQIYIPCCMLVIVSWVSFWLDQGAVPARVSLGVTTLLTMATQTSGINASLPPVSYTKAIDVWTGVCLTFVFGALLEFALVNYASRSDMHKENMKKKRRDLEQASLDAASDLLDTDSNATFAMKPLVRHPGDPLALEKRLQCEVHMQAPKRPNCCKTWLSKFPTRSKRIDVISRITFPLVFALFNLVYWSTYLFREEEDE; from the exons ATGGGCAGTGGACACTATTTCTGGGCGATTTTTTACTTTGCCAGCCTCTGCAGTGCTTCACT AGCAAATAATGCCAAAATAAATTTCcgagaaaaggagaaaaaagtCTTAGATCAAATTTTAGGTGCAGGCAAATACGACGCACGTATCCGACCATCCGGAATCAATGGCACAG ATGGTCCCGCCATAGTCAGAATCAATCTATTCGTACGAAGTATTATGACGATTAGTGATATCAAAATG GAGTACAGTGTTCAGTTAACATTCCGAGAGCAATGGACGGATGAGCGTCTAAAGTTCGACGATATTCAGG GTCGGCTCAAATACCTCACACTGACGGAGGCGAACCGAGTTTGGATGCCGGATCTTTTCTTCTCAAACGAGAAGGAGGGACATTTTCACAACATAATCATGCCCAATGTGTATATACGCATATTTCCCAACGGTTCAGTTCTGTACAGTATACGTATCTCGCTGACATTGGCTTGTCCAATGAATCTCAAACTATATCCATTGGATAGACAGATATGTTCATTGAGAATGGCCAGTT ATGGCTGGACCACAAATGATTTGGTGTTCCTTTGGAAGGAGGGTGACCCGGTGCAGGTCGTTAAGAATTTACACCTACCTCGCTTCACTTTGGAGAAGTTTCTGACTGATTACTGTAACAGTAAAACCAACACGG GTGAATACAGTTGCCTCAAAGTCGATCTACTATTCAAGCGAGAATTCTCATATTActtaatacaaatttatatacCATGCTGTATGTTGGTCATTGTATCATGGGTATCATTTTGGCTGGATCAAGGCGCAGTGCCAGCGCGTGTGTCATTGG GTGTCACCACTCTTTTGACCATGGCAACACAAACATCGGGCATTAATGCATCACTGCCACCAGTATCCTATACGAAGGCGATTGACGTATGGACCGGCGTCTGTTTGACCTTCGTGTTCGGGGCATTGCTTGAGTTTGCCTTAGTGAACTATGCATCCCGTTCAG ACATGCATAAGGAGAATATGAAAAAGAAGCGCCGAGATCTGGAGCAGGCCTCCCTGGACGCCGCTTCAGATCTGCTTGATACAGATAGCAATGCAACCTTCGCAATG AAACCGCTGGTGCGCCATCCCGGCGATCCTCTGGCCCTCGAGAAGCGTCTCCAGTGCGAGGTGCACATGCAGGCACCCAAGCGACCCAATTGCTGCAAGACTTGGCTATCGAAATTTCCCACAAG ATCGAAGAGAATCGATGTAATATCACGGATCACCTTCCCGCTGGTCTTTGCCCTCTTCAACTTGGTCTACTGGAGCACATATCTCTtcagggaggaggaggatgagtaA
- the LOC117899722 gene encoding glutamate-gated chloride channel isoform X12 yields MGSGHYFWAIFYFASLCSASLANNAKINFREKEKKVLDQILGAGKYDARIRPSGINGTDGPAIVRINLFVRSIMTISDIKMEYSVQLTFREQWTDERLKFDDIQGRLKYLTLTEANRVWMPDLFFSNEKEGHFHNIIMPNVYIRIFPNGSVLYSIRISLTLACPMNLKLYPLDRQICSLRMASYGWTTNDLVFLWKEGDPVQVVKNLHLPRFTLEKFLTDYCNSKTNTGEYSCLKVDLLFKREFSYYLIQIYIPCCMLVIVSWVSFWLDQGAVPARVSLGVTTLLTMATQTSGINASLPPVSYTKAIDVWTGVCLTFVFGALLEFALVNYASRSGSNKANMHKENMKKKRRDLEQASLDAASDLLDTDSNATFAMKPLVRHPGDPLALEKRLQCEVHMQAPKRPNCCKTWLSKFPTRQCSRSKRIDVISRITFPLVFALFNLVYWSTYLFREEEDE; encoded by the exons ATGGGCAGTGGACACTATTTCTGGGCGATTTTTTACTTTGCCAGCCTCTGCAGTGCTTCACT AGCAAATAATGCCAAAATAAATTTCcgagaaaaggagaaaaaagtCTTAGATCAAATTTTAGGTGCAGGCAAATACGACGCACGTATCCGACCATCCGGAATCAATGGCACAG ATGGTCCCGCCATAGTCAGAATCAATCTATTCGTACGAAGTATTATGACGATTAGTGATATCAAAATG GAGTACAGTGTTCAGTTAACATTCCGAGAGCAATGGACGGATGAGCGTCTAAAGTTCGACGATATTCAGG GTCGGCTCAAATACCTCACACTGACGGAGGCGAACCGAGTTTGGATGCCGGATCTTTTCTTCTCAAACGAGAAGGAGGGACATTTTCACAACATAATCATGCCCAATGTGTATATACGCATATTTCCCAACGGTTCAGTTCTGTACAGTATACGTATCTCGCTGACATTGGCTTGTCCAATGAATCTCAAACTATATCCATTGGATAGACAGATATGTTCATTGAGAATGGCCAGTT ATGGCTGGACCACAAATGATTTGGTGTTCCTTTGGAAGGAGGGTGACCCGGTGCAGGTCGTTAAGAATTTACACCTACCTCGCTTCACTTTGGAGAAGTTTCTGACTGATTACTGTAACAGTAAAACCAACACGG GTGAATACAGTTGCCTCAAAGTCGATCTACTATTCAAGCGAGAATTCTCATATTActtaatacaaatttatatacCATGCTGTATGTTGGTCATTGTATCATGGGTATCATTTTGGCTGGATCAAGGCGCAGTGCCAGCGCGTGTGTCATTGG GTGTCACCACTCTTTTGACCATGGCAACACAAACATCGGGCATTAATGCATCACTGCCACCAGTATCCTATACGAAGGCGATTGACGTATGGACCGGCGTCTGTTTGACCTTCGTGTTCGGGGCATTGCTTGAGTTTGCCTTAGTGAACTATGCATCCCGTTCAGGTTCGAATAAAGCTA ACATGCATAAGGAGAATATGAAAAAGAAGCGCCGAGATCTGGAGCAGGCCTCCCTGGACGCCGCTTCAGATCTGCTTGATACAGATAGCAATGCAACCTTCGCAATG AAACCGCTGGTGCGCCATCCCGGCGATCCTCTGGCCCTCGAGAAGCGTCTCCAGTGCGAGGTGCACATGCAGGCACCCAAGCGACCCAATTGCTGCAAGACTTGGCTATCGAAATTTCCCACAAG ACAATGTTCTAGATCGAAGAGAATCGATGTAATATCACGGATCACCTTCCCGCTGGTCTTTGCCCTCTTCAACTTGGTCTACTGGAGCACATATCTCTtcagggaggaggaggatgagtaA
- the LOC117899722 gene encoding glutamate-gated chloride channel isoform X18 → MGSGHYFWAIFYFASLCSASLANNAKINFREKEKKVLDQILGAGKYDARIRPSGINGTDGPAVVRVNIFVRSISKIDDVTMEYSVQLTFREQWTDERLKFDDIQGRLKYLTLTEANRVWMPDLFFSNEKEGHFHNIIMPNVYIRIFPNGSVLYSIRISLTLACPMNLKLYPLDRQICSLRMASYGWTTNDLVFLWKEGDPVQVVKNLHLPRFTLEKFLTDYCNSKTNTGEYSCLKVDLLFKREFSYYLIQIYIPCCMLVIVSWVSFWLDQGAVPARVSLGVTTLLTMATQTSGINASLPPVSYTKAIDVWTGVCLTFVFGALLEFALVNYASRSDMHKENMKKKRRDLEQASLDAASDLLDTDSNATFAMKPLVRHPGDPLALEKRLQCEVHMQAPKRPNCCKTWLSKFPTRQCSRSKRIDVISRITFPLVFALFNLVYWSTYLFREEEDE, encoded by the exons ATGGGCAGTGGACACTATTTCTGGGCGATTTTTTACTTTGCCAGCCTCTGCAGTGCTTCACT AGCAAATAATGCCAAAATAAATTTCcgagaaaaggagaaaaaagtCTTAGATCAAATTTTAGGTGCAGGCAAATACGACGCACGTATCCGACCATCCGGAATCAATGGCACAG ATGGTCCCGCCGTTGTACGCGTCAACATATTCGTACGAAGTATATCGAAAATCGATGATGTGACTATG GAGTACAGTGTTCAGTTAACATTCCGAGAGCAATGGACGGATGAGCGTCTAAAGTTCGACGATATTCAGG GTCGGCTCAAATACCTCACACTGACGGAGGCGAACCGAGTTTGGATGCCGGATCTTTTCTTCTCAAACGAGAAGGAGGGACATTTTCACAACATAATCATGCCCAATGTGTATATACGCATATTTCCCAACGGTTCAGTTCTGTACAGTATACGTATCTCGCTGACATTGGCTTGTCCAATGAATCTCAAACTATATCCATTGGATAGACAGATATGTTCATTGAGAATGGCCAGTT ATGGCTGGACCACAAATGATTTGGTGTTCCTTTGGAAGGAGGGTGACCCGGTGCAGGTCGTTAAGAATTTACACCTACCTCGCTTCACTTTGGAGAAGTTTCTGACTGATTACTGTAACAGTAAAACCAACACGG GTGAATACAGTTGCCTCAAAGTCGATCTACTATTCAAGCGAGAATTCTCATATTActtaatacaaatttatatacCATGCTGTATGTTGGTCATTGTATCATGGGTATCATTTTGGCTGGATCAAGGCGCAGTGCCAGCGCGTGTGTCATTGG GTGTCACCACTCTTTTGACCATGGCAACACAAACATCGGGCATTAATGCATCACTGCCACCAGTATCCTATACGAAGGCGATTGACGTATGGACCGGCGTCTGTTTGACCTTCGTGTTCGGGGCATTGCTTGAGTTTGCCTTAGTGAACTATGCATCCCGTTCAG ACATGCATAAGGAGAATATGAAAAAGAAGCGCCGAGATCTGGAGCAGGCCTCCCTGGACGCCGCTTCAGATCTGCTTGATACAGATAGCAATGCAACCTTCGCAATG AAACCGCTGGTGCGCCATCCCGGCGATCCTCTGGCCCTCGAGAAGCGTCTCCAGTGCGAGGTGCACATGCAGGCACCCAAGCGACCCAATTGCTGCAAGACTTGGCTATCGAAATTTCCCACAAG ACAATGTTCTAGATCGAAGAGAATCGATGTAATATCACGGATCACCTTCCCGCTGGTCTTTGCCCTCTTCAACTTGGTCTACTGGAGCACATATCTCTtcagggaggaggaggatgagtaA
- the LOC117899722 gene encoding glutamate-gated chloride channel isoform X22 → MGSGHYFWAIFYFASLCSASLANNAKINFREKEKKVLDQILGAGKYDARIRPSGINGTANLATMVKVNMFLRSISKIDDYKMEYSVQLTFREQWTDERLKFDDIQGRLKYLTLTEANRVWMPDLFFSNEKEGHFHNIIMPNVYIRIFPNGSVLYSIRISLTLACPMNLKLYPLDRQICSLRMASYGWTTNDLVFLWKEGDPVQVVKNLHLPRFTLEKFLTDYCNSKTNTGEYSCLKVDLLFKREFSYYLIQIYIPCCMLVIVSWVSFWLDQGAVPARVSLGVTTLLTMATQTSGINASLPPVSYTKAIDVWTGVCLTFVFGALLEFALVNYASRSDMHKENMKKKRRDLEQASLDAASDLLDTDSNATFAMKPLVRHPGDPLALEKRLQCEVHMQAPKRPNCCKTWLSKFPTRSKRIDVISRITFPLVFALFNLVYWSTYLFREEEDE, encoded by the exons ATGGGCAGTGGACACTATTTCTGGGCGATTTTTTACTTTGCCAGCCTCTGCAGTGCTTCACT AGCAAATAATGCCAAAATAAATTTCcgagaaaaggagaaaaaagtCTTAGATCAAATTTTAGGTGCAGGCAAATACGACGCACGTATCCGACCATCCGGAATCAATGGCACAG CTAATTTGGCCACAATGGTGAAGGTGAACATGTTCCTGCGATCCATATCGAAGATTGATGATTACAAAATG GAGTACAGTGTTCAGTTAACATTCCGAGAGCAATGGACGGATGAGCGTCTAAAGTTCGACGATATTCAGG GTCGGCTCAAATACCTCACACTGACGGAGGCGAACCGAGTTTGGATGCCGGATCTTTTCTTCTCAAACGAGAAGGAGGGACATTTTCACAACATAATCATGCCCAATGTGTATATACGCATATTTCCCAACGGTTCAGTTCTGTACAGTATACGTATCTCGCTGACATTGGCTTGTCCAATGAATCTCAAACTATATCCATTGGATAGACAGATATGTTCATTGAGAATGGCCAGTT ATGGCTGGACCACAAATGATTTGGTGTTCCTTTGGAAGGAGGGTGACCCGGTGCAGGTCGTTAAGAATTTACACCTACCTCGCTTCACTTTGGAGAAGTTTCTGACTGATTACTGTAACAGTAAAACCAACACGG GTGAATACAGTTGCCTCAAAGTCGATCTACTATTCAAGCGAGAATTCTCATATTActtaatacaaatttatatacCATGCTGTATGTTGGTCATTGTATCATGGGTATCATTTTGGCTGGATCAAGGCGCAGTGCCAGCGCGTGTGTCATTGG GTGTCACCACTCTTTTGACCATGGCAACACAAACATCGGGCATTAATGCATCACTGCCACCAGTATCCTATACGAAGGCGATTGACGTATGGACCGGCGTCTGTTTGACCTTCGTGTTCGGGGCATTGCTTGAGTTTGCCTTAGTGAACTATGCATCCCGTTCAG ACATGCATAAGGAGAATATGAAAAAGAAGCGCCGAGATCTGGAGCAGGCCTCCCTGGACGCCGCTTCAGATCTGCTTGATACAGATAGCAATGCAACCTTCGCAATG AAACCGCTGGTGCGCCATCCCGGCGATCCTCTGGCCCTCGAGAAGCGTCTCCAGTGCGAGGTGCACATGCAGGCACCCAAGCGACCCAATTGCTGCAAGACTTGGCTATCGAAATTTCCCACAAG ATCGAAGAGAATCGATGTAATATCACGGATCACCTTCCCGCTGGTCTTTGCCCTCTTCAACTTGGTCTACTGGAGCACATATCTCTtcagggaggaggaggatgagtaA
- the LOC117899722 gene encoding glutamate-gated chloride channel isoform X9: protein MGSGHYFWAIFYFASLCSASLANNAKINFREKEKKVLDQILGAGKYDARIRPSGINGTDGPAVVRVNIFVRSISKIDDVTMEYSVQLTFREQWTDERLKFDDIQGRLKYLTLTEANRVWMPDLFFSNEKEGHFHNIIMPNVYIRIFPNGSVLYSIRISLTLACPMNLKLYPLDRQICSLRMASYGWTTNDLVFLWKEGDPVQVVKNLHLPRFTLEKFLTDYCNSKTNTGEYSCLKVDLLFKREFSYYLIQIYIPCCMLVIVSWVSFWLDQGAVPARVSLGVTTLLTMATQTSGINASLPPVSYTKAIDVWTGVCLTFVFGALLEFALVNYASRSGSNKANMHKENMKKKRRDLEQASLDAASDLLDTDSNATFAMASQFQRGVGQQKPLVRHPGDPLALEKRLQCEVHMQAPKRPNCCKTWLSKFPTRSKRIDVISRITFPLVFALFNLVYWSTYLFREEEDE, encoded by the exons ATGGGCAGTGGACACTATTTCTGGGCGATTTTTTACTTTGCCAGCCTCTGCAGTGCTTCACT AGCAAATAATGCCAAAATAAATTTCcgagaaaaggagaaaaaagtCTTAGATCAAATTTTAGGTGCAGGCAAATACGACGCACGTATCCGACCATCCGGAATCAATGGCACAG ATGGTCCCGCCGTTGTACGCGTCAACATATTCGTACGAAGTATATCGAAAATCGATGATGTGACTATG GAGTACAGTGTTCAGTTAACATTCCGAGAGCAATGGACGGATGAGCGTCTAAAGTTCGACGATATTCAGG GTCGGCTCAAATACCTCACACTGACGGAGGCGAACCGAGTTTGGATGCCGGATCTTTTCTTCTCAAACGAGAAGGAGGGACATTTTCACAACATAATCATGCCCAATGTGTATATACGCATATTTCCCAACGGTTCAGTTCTGTACAGTATACGTATCTCGCTGACATTGGCTTGTCCAATGAATCTCAAACTATATCCATTGGATAGACAGATATGTTCATTGAGAATGGCCAGTT ATGGCTGGACCACAAATGATTTGGTGTTCCTTTGGAAGGAGGGTGACCCGGTGCAGGTCGTTAAGAATTTACACCTACCTCGCTTCACTTTGGAGAAGTTTCTGACTGATTACTGTAACAGTAAAACCAACACGG GTGAATACAGTTGCCTCAAAGTCGATCTACTATTCAAGCGAGAATTCTCATATTActtaatacaaatttatatacCATGCTGTATGTTGGTCATTGTATCATGGGTATCATTTTGGCTGGATCAAGGCGCAGTGCCAGCGCGTGTGTCATTGG GTGTCACCACTCTTTTGACCATGGCAACACAAACATCGGGCATTAATGCATCACTGCCACCAGTATCCTATACGAAGGCGATTGACGTATGGACCGGCGTCTGTTTGACCTTCGTGTTCGGGGCATTGCTTGAGTTTGCCTTAGTGAACTATGCATCCCGTTCAGGTTCGAATAAAGCTA ACATGCATAAGGAGAATATGAAAAAGAAGCGCCGAGATCTGGAGCAGGCCTCCCTGGACGCCGCTTCAGATCTGCTTGATACAGATAGCAATGCAACCTTCGCAAT GGCATCGCAATTTCAACGCGGTGTCGGCCAACAGAAACCGCTGGTGCGCCATCCCGGCGATCCTCTGGCCCTCGAGAAGCGTCTCCAGTGCGAGGTGCACATGCAGGCACCCAAGCGACCCAATTGCTGCAAGACTTGGCTATCGAAATTTCCCACAAG ATCGAAGAGAATCGATGTAATATCACGGATCACCTTCCCGCTGGTCTTTGCCCTCTTCAACTTGGTCTACTGGAGCACATATCTCTtcagggaggaggaggatgagtaA